The Hyphomonas sediminis genome contains a region encoding:
- a CDS encoding cysteine desulfurase family protein has protein sequence MIYADYNATAPLKPQAREAMLAALDLGPVNPSSVHSAGRAARAIVEKARGQVGAAIGSRAEDIVFTSGGTESLALAIQGAVAGLNGAATLIVSAIEHDAATKAAAHSGVPVETAYVLPIGQVDLDDLRSRLASWDRALKGTPILVLMLANNETGILQPVAEAAALIREAGGLTVCDAVQGLGKVAVNVALLGVDYLALSAHKVGGPQGAGALWHRAGAPLKAVQYGGGQERGLRSGTENVAAIAGFGAVMSPNVLNLTQYGSLSTLRDTMEARLKSEGGVTVIGEGSPRLAGVSCFARPGFRAETQVMALDLAGVCISAGSACSSGKVKRSLVLMAMGADDALAESAIRTSFGWNSRPEDFTRVADAWIEAARRTVLKETV, from the coding sequence ATGATCTATGCCGACTATAACGCCACCGCTCCGCTGAAGCCGCAGGCCCGTGAAGCCATGCTGGCCGCGCTCGATCTTGGGCCGGTGAACCCGTCTTCCGTGCATTCGGCAGGCCGGGCCGCCCGCGCCATCGTGGAGAAGGCCCGCGGTCAGGTCGGCGCCGCCATTGGCAGTCGCGCGGAAGATATCGTCTTCACCAGCGGCGGCACCGAATCCCTCGCCCTCGCCATTCAGGGCGCTGTGGCGGGGCTGAACGGCGCAGCCACCCTCATCGTCTCCGCCATCGAGCATGACGCCGCCACCAAGGCCGCTGCCCATTCCGGCGTGCCGGTCGAAACCGCCTATGTCCTCCCCATAGGACAGGTGGACCTTGATGACCTCCGCAGCCGCCTCGCCTCATGGGACCGCGCCCTGAAGGGCACCCCCATCCTGGTCCTCATGCTGGCCAACAATGAAACCGGCATTCTCCAGCCCGTTGCGGAAGCCGCCGCGCTGATACGCGAGGCGGGTGGACTCACGGTGTGTGACGCGGTTCAGGGGCTCGGCAAGGTCGCGGTCAATGTCGCCTTGCTGGGGGTCGATTACCTCGCCCTCTCCGCTCACAAGGTTGGCGGCCCCCAAGGTGCCGGCGCCCTCTGGCACCGGGCAGGCGCTCCACTGAAAGCGGTCCAGTATGGCGGCGGTCAGGAACGCGGCCTGCGCTCGGGAACAGAGAATGTCGCCGCAATTGCCGGTTTTGGGGCCGTAATGTCCCCAAACGTACTCAATTTGACACAGTATGGATCGCTTTCGACACTACGTGACACGATGGAGGCCCGCCTTAAATCTGAGGGCGGCGTCACCGTGATCGGCGAAGGCAGCCCCCGCCTGGCGGGCGTATCCTGTTTCGCCCGCCCCGGATTCCGCGCCGAAACGCAGGTCATGGCCCTCGACCTCGCCGGCGTCTGCATCTCCGCCGGCTCGGCCTGCTCGTCCGGCAAGGTGAAAAGATCGCTTGTCTTGATGGCCATGGGCGCAGATGACGCCCTTGCGGAATCGGCGATCCGCACCAGCTTTGGCTGGAACAGCCGCCCGGAAGACTTCACCCGCGTCGCAGACGCCTGGATCGAGGCTGCCCGGAGAACTGTGTTGAAGGAAACCGTGTGA
- the sufB gene encoding Fe-S cluster assembly protein SufB — MECCGGIEEHDDDCTDVKVKDGIDAKTVEAAKRLESENYSAGFVTEIEMDMAPKGLSEDTVRFISAKKNEPDWLLEWRLEAYRRWLTMEEPDWARLRYPKIDYQAYYYYAAPKAGAKYKSLDEVPKEILETYEKLGIPLREAEVLLGVEGAAETAATAREKPRVAVDAVFDSVSVATTFRDELKKAGVIFMSISEAVHEYPELVRKYLGSVVPTSDNYFATLNSAVFSDGSFVYIPKGVRCPMELSTYFRMNAESTGQFERTLIIADDSAYVSYLEGCTAPMRDENQLHAAVVELVALDDAEIKYSTVQNWWPGDEDGKGGIFNFVTKRGDCRGARSKISWTQVETGSAVTWKYPSCVLKGDDSVGEFYSIAVTNGRQQADTGTKMIHLGKRTKSRIISKGISAGKSDNTYRGLVSIHKKAEGARNFTQCDSLLIGDRCGAHTVPYIENRRADAQLEHEATTTKLSEDQLFYVRQRGIGEEQAVALLVNGFVREVLQELPMEFAVEAQKLLEVSLEGSVG, encoded by the coding sequence ATGGAATGCTGCGGCGGAATTGAAGAGCATGATGACGACTGCACCGATGTGAAGGTGAAGGACGGCATTGATGCAAAAACGGTCGAGGCGGCAAAACGCCTTGAATCGGAAAACTATTCTGCCGGCTTCGTCACCGAAATCGAAATGGACATGGCCCCGAAGGGCCTGTCGGAAGATACCGTCCGTTTCATCTCCGCCAAGAAGAATGAGCCCGATTGGCTGCTTGAATGGCGCCTGGAGGCGTACCGCCGCTGGCTGACCATGGAAGAGCCCGATTGGGCCCGCCTGCGGTATCCGAAGATCGACTATCAGGCCTACTATTACTACGCTGCGCCGAAGGCCGGAGCGAAATACAAGTCGCTCGATGAGGTTCCGAAGGAAATCCTTGAGACCTATGAGAAGCTTGGCATCCCGCTGAGGGAAGCTGAAGTGCTGCTTGGCGTTGAAGGCGCCGCGGAAACCGCCGCCACAGCGCGCGAAAAGCCGCGTGTCGCCGTCGATGCCGTGTTCGATTCCGTTTCGGTCGCCACCACCTTCCGCGACGAGCTGAAGAAGGCCGGCGTCATCTTCATGTCGATTTCCGAAGCCGTGCATGAGTATCCGGAGCTTGTCCGGAAGTATCTCGGCTCTGTTGTGCCGACTTCGGACAACTACTTCGCCACCCTGAATTCCGCTGTCTTTTCAGATGGTTCCTTCGTCTACATTCCCAAGGGCGTTCGCTGCCCGATGGAGCTGTCGACCTATTTCCGCATGAACGCCGAGAGCACCGGCCAGTTCGAGCGGACGCTCATCATCGCTGACGACAGCGCCTATGTCTCCTATCTGGAAGGCTGCACGGCCCCGATGCGGGACGAAAACCAGCTTCACGCCGCTGTGGTCGAGCTTGTCGCGCTCGATGATGCGGAGATCAAATACTCCACCGTCCAGAACTGGTGGCCGGGCGATGAAGACGGCAAAGGCGGCATCTTCAACTTCGTCACAAAGCGCGGCGATTGCCGTGGCGCGCGCTCCAAGATCTCCTGGACGCAGGTGGAAACCGGCTCTGCCGTCACCTGGAAATACCCGTCCTGCGTGCTGAAGGGCGACGATTCCGTGGGCGAGTTCTATTCTATCGCTGTCACGAATGGCCGCCAGCAGGCCGACACGGGCACCAAGATGATCCATCTGGGCAAGCGCACGAAAAGCCGGATCATTTCCAAGGGCATTTCGGCAGGCAAGTCCGACAACACCTATCGCGGCCTCGTCTCGATCCACAAAAAGGCCGAAGGCGCGCGCAATTTCACTCAGTGCGACAGCCTCCTGATCGGCGATCGCTGCGGCGCCCACACGGTTCCCTATATCGAGAACCGCCGCGCCGACGCGCAGCTCGAACACGAAGCAACCACCACCAAATTGTCGGAAGACCAGCTGTTCTATGTCCGCCAGCGCGGCATCGGTGAGGAACAGGCCGTGGCCCTCCTGGTAAACGGCTTCGTGCGCGAAGTTCTGCAGGAACTGCCGATGGAGTTTGCCGTTGAGGCGCAGAAGCTCCTGGAAGTCAGCCTTGAGGGCAGCGTCGGTTAA
- the sufC gene encoding Fe-S cluster assembly ATPase SufC: MLKIQNLSANVGEGEEAKAIINGLSLEVPAGEVHAIMGPNGAGKSTLSYVLTGREGYEVTGGSATLDGADILEMEPEARAAAGLFLSFQYPVEIPGVPVMTFVRTAMNAQRKARGEPEISAPDYLKKSREVAKLLNLDADMLKRPVNVGFSGGEKKRLEIYQMLMLEPRFMVLDETDSGLDIDALRTVAEGVNALRAPERGMLVITHYQRLLDHIKPDKVHVLAKGRIIKTGGPELALRLEKEGYDGVLAEAV; encoded by the coding sequence ATGTTGAAGATCCAAAATCTGAGCGCCAATGTCGGCGAGGGCGAAGAGGCCAAGGCCATCATCAATGGCCTGTCTCTGGAAGTGCCTGCGGGCGAAGTGCATGCCATCATGGGGCCGAACGGGGCGGGCAAGTCGACCCTGTCCTACGTGCTGACTGGCCGGGAAGGCTACGAAGTCACTGGCGGCAGCGCGACGCTGGATGGCGCGGACATTCTCGAAATGGAACCGGAAGCGCGCGCCGCCGCGGGCCTGTTCCTGTCTTTCCAGTATCCCGTCGAGATCCCCGGCGTGCCGGTGATGACGTTCGTGCGCACCGCCATGAATGCCCAGCGCAAGGCGCGCGGCGAGCCGGAAATCTCCGCGCCGGACTATCTCAAGAAATCCCGCGAAGTGGCCAAGCTGCTGAACCTTGACGCCGACATGCTGAAGCGTCCGGTGAATGTCGGTTTCTCGGGCGGCGAGAAGAAGCGTCTGGAGATTTACCAGATGCTGATGCTGGAACCGCGCTTCATGGTGCTGGACGAAACCGATTCCGGCCTCGACATTGACGCCCTGCGCACGGTGGCCGAAGGCGTGAACGCCCTGCGCGCGCCAGAGCGCGGCATGCTGGTGATCACCCACTATCAGCGCCTGCTCGACCATATCAAACCGGACAAGGTGCACGTGTTGGCCAAGGGCCGCATCATCAAGACGGGCGGTCCGGAGCTTGCGCTGCGGCTGGAGAAGGAAGGCTATGACGGCGTCCTGGCGGAGGCCGTGTGA
- a CDS encoding SufB/SufD family protein translates to MSTALKDMIRNPTVAELELVARYAALKADPRRERLFEAFAQTGLPHRRIENWRWSDFKAGVGALDAAGQAPAADPLVAEGVATLRFTPQGYTAPSGLPEGVRLLAKDDVQAMGGAEEAPLGALAAALSGAKNAPATLLVEVTGKVPARLHLVFSGPGAINAARVVFLLRAGAQLHVSESHLGGAAFSASLLEYTLEPGARLNRVVYQRGGKDEAQSITALINQDAEAETKQTVLAFGARICRIETRLVHQQTGSLATLNAAYLAGGGYHIDFTSNVRHGAPACITRQVTKGAVLDGGRGVFQGKFHVPRTAGQQTDASMQHNALLLEEGAEVFAKPELEILADDVQCAHGNTSGALDANQLFYLRQRGIPLETARALLTEAFIAEALEEAGDLEEALRAEAKAWLAI, encoded by the coding sequence GTGAGCACCGCGCTGAAGGATATGATCCGTAATCCGACGGTTGCGGAGCTGGAACTGGTCGCGCGCTATGCTGCCCTGAAGGCCGACCCGCGCCGCGAACGCCTGTTCGAAGCCTTCGCGCAAACGGGCCTGCCGCATCGCCGCATCGAAAACTGGCGCTGGAGCGATTTCAAGGCCGGCGTCGGCGCGCTGGACGCTGCCGGTCAGGCGCCCGCCGCTGACCCACTCGTGGCAGAAGGCGTCGCAACCCTACGCTTTACCCCTCAAGGCTACACGGCGCCTTCGGGGCTTCCTGAGGGCGTGCGCCTTCTGGCCAAGGACGATGTGCAGGCGATGGGCGGGGCGGAAGAGGCGCCGCTTGGCGCGCTTGCTGCGGCGCTGTCCGGCGCGAAAAACGCGCCCGCAACGCTGCTTGTTGAGGTGACCGGCAAGGTGCCTGCGCGCCTCCATCTGGTTTTCAGTGGCCCCGGCGCGATCAATGCGGCGCGGGTCGTGTTCCTTTTGCGCGCTGGCGCGCAGCTGCATGTCTCCGAAAGCCATTTGGGCGGGGCTGCATTCTCCGCATCGCTGCTGGAATACACGTTGGAGCCGGGCGCGCGCCTGAACCGCGTCGTTTACCAGCGCGGGGGCAAGGATGAAGCCCAATCGATCACCGCACTGATCAATCAGGATGCTGAAGCCGAGACCAAGCAGACCGTTCTGGCCTTTGGCGCCAGGATCTGCCGGATCGAGACGCGTCTTGTGCACCAGCAGACTGGTTCGCTGGCAACGTTGAACGCCGCCTATCTCGCCGGTGGTGGATACCATATCGATTTCACCAGCAATGTACGCCATGGCGCGCCTGCCTGCATCACGCGGCAGGTGACCAAGGGCGCCGTGCTCGATGGCGGGCGCGGCGTGTTCCAGGGCAAGTTCCATGTCCCGCGTACGGCAGGTCAACAGACAGATGCCTCCATGCAGCACAACGCGCTGCTGCTGGAAGAAGGCGCCGAAGTTTTCGCCAAGCCGGAACTGGAAATCCTTGCGGACGATGTTCAGTGTGCCCACGGAAACACATCCGGCGCGCTCGATGCCAACCAGCTGTTCTATCTGCGCCAGCGCGGAATTCCGCTGGAAACAGCGCGGGCCCTGCTGACGGAAGCGTTCATTGCCGAAGCGCTCGAAGAGGCCGGTGATCTGGAAGAGGCCTTGCGCGCTGAGGCCAAAGCATGGCTTGCCATATGA
- a CDS encoding cysteine desulfurase: MACHMTRPLDLAAIRAEFPILSREVNGHPLVYLDNAASAQKPNAVIDALAGQMRTAYANVHRGLHTLANETTEAFEAARESVRAFLNAPSTDNVIFTKGSTEGINLVASALAARIQPGDEIVLSIMEHHSNIVPWHFLRERHGAVLRWVGLLEDGSLDMAAMQAAIGPKTRMVAITHMSNVLGTVTDVEAITRLAHAAGAEILIDGSQAAVHLPVDVQAIGCDWYVITGHKIYGPTGIGALYGTAEALDRARPYQGGGEMIEVVELDRITYNTAPHKFEAGTPPILEAIGFGAAIGWLSQFDKAEVANYEHALYARAADALRSVNGIRIHGEAPGKGAVLAFSLQGAHPHDVAQILDRYGVAIRAGHHCAQPLMQHLGVTATARASFALYNTAEEVDALAEALAKARKMLV; encoded by the coding sequence ATGGCTTGCCATATGACGCGCCCGCTCGACCTTGCCGCCATTCGTGCTGAATTCCCGATCCTTTCGCGTGAGGTGAACGGCCATCCGCTGGTGTATCTGGATAATGCTGCCAGCGCGCAGAAGCCGAACGCCGTGATTGATGCGCTCGCCGGGCAGATGCGCACGGCTTATGCCAACGTTCACCGAGGTCTGCATACGCTGGCGAATGAAACGACGGAGGCGTTTGAAGCGGCGCGTGAAAGCGTGCGCGCATTCCTCAATGCGCCGTCGACGGACAATGTGATTTTCACCAAAGGCTCCACCGAAGGCATCAACCTCGTTGCGTCTGCGCTTGCTGCCCGCATTCAGCCGGGTGACGAAATCGTGCTCTCCATCATGGAGCACCATTCCAATATCGTGCCGTGGCACTTTCTGCGCGAGCGCCATGGCGCTGTGCTGCGCTGGGTCGGCTTGCTGGAAGATGGCTCGCTCGACATGGCCGCCATGCAAGCCGCCATCGGCCCGAAAACCAGAATGGTCGCCATCACCCATATGAGCAACGTGCTCGGTACTGTGACGGACGTGGAAGCGATCACCCGGCTCGCGCATGCTGCAGGCGCCGAAATCCTCATTGATGGCAGCCAGGCCGCCGTTCACCTGCCCGTGGATGTGCAGGCAATAGGCTGCGACTGGTATGTGATCACCGGCCACAAGATTTATGGCCCGACGGGCATCGGCGCGCTCTACGGCACCGCGGAAGCGCTCGACCGCGCGCGGCCCTATCAGGGCGGCGGCGAGATGATCGAGGTCGTCGAACTCGACCGGATTACCTACAATACTGCGCCTCACAAGTTCGAGGCGGGTACGCCGCCTATCCTTGAGGCCATTGGCTTCGGCGCGGCAATTGGCTGGCTGTCGCAGTTCGACAAGGCTGAGGTGGCCAATTACGAGCACGCGCTCTATGCCCGCGCGGCGGATGCCTTGCGAAGCGTGAACGGCATCCGCATTCATGGCGAAGCGCCCGGCAAAGGCGCGGTTCTGGCGTTCAGCCTGCAGGGTGCGCACCCACATGACGTGGCCCAGATCCTCGACCGGTACGGCGTTGCCATCCGGGCCGGGCACCATTGTGCGCAGCCCTTAATGCAGCATTTAGGCGTGACAGCTACGGCTCGGGCGAGCTTTGCCCTATATAATACGGCTGAAGAAGTGGATGCGCTGGCTGAAGCGCTCGCCAAAGCCCGGAAGATGCTGGTATAA
- a CDS encoding SUF system Fe-S cluster assembly protein, with protein MADDLTSQDLLGVRDPAATSAIPQEELDQITDALIAAFKTVFDPEIPVDIYELGLIYKVDIDDDRKVDVEMTLTAPGCPVAGEMPGWVENAAKSVEGVKEVEVHLTFDPPWDASRMSDEARLALNML; from the coding sequence ATGGCCGACGATCTGACCTCCCAAGACCTGCTCGGTGTCCGCGATCCTGCGGCGACTTCGGCGATTCCGCAGGAGGAGCTGGACCAGATCACAGACGCGCTGATTGCTGCGTTCAAGACCGTGTTCGACCCGGAAATCCCTGTCGACATCTATGAGTTGGGCCTGATCTACAAGGTAGATATCGACGACGACCGCAAGGTGGACGTCGAAATGACACTGACGGCGCCGGGTTGCCCGGTGGCAGGTGAGATGCCTGGCTGGGTCGAGAATGCCGCCAAGAGCGTCGAGGGCGTGAAGGAAGTGGAGGTCCATCTGACCTTCGATCCACCGTGGGACGCCTCCCGCATGTCGGATGAAGCCCGCCTCGCCCTGAACATGCTCTGA
- a CDS encoding HesB/IscA family protein, giving the protein MARRPRPKPVRLSDAAAARIKEIMAERGLGYLRVGVKNGGCAGMEYVMDYAEAPAPLDEVVEDNGVTILIDAKAVLFLLGSEVDYETTLLHEKFVFRNPNQTDACGCGESVTIVPAAAE; this is encoded by the coding sequence ATGGCCAGACGACCCCGCCCCAAACCAGTCCGCCTCAGCGATGCCGCCGCTGCGCGCATCAAGGAGATCATGGCCGAGCGCGGCCTGGGTTACCTTCGCGTCGGCGTGAAGAATGGCGGCTGCGCCGGCATGGAATACGTGATGGACTATGCCGAGGCGCCTGCGCCTCTGGATGAAGTGGTCGAGGACAATGGCGTGACCATTCTGATCGACGCCAAGGCCGTCCTCTTCCTGCTCGGCAGTGAGGTCGATTACGAGACCACGCTGCTCCACGAGAAGTTCGTGTTCCGCAACCCGAACCAGACAGACGCCTGCGGCTGCGGCGAGAGCGTCACGATCGTTCCGGCTGCGGCTGAATAG
- a CDS encoding DNA-deoxyinosine glycosylase, whose product MQVRGFSPIALPDAEILILGSMPGAASLEAGQYYAHPRNAFWPIMADLFGAGAELPYEMRLARLKERRVAVWDVLQLCIREGSLDADIRAEVPNDFATFFAAHPHVRRIGLNGGKAAVSFRKYAAVHMPAGAEAVILPSTSPAHAARSLENKLHLWRTALLG is encoded by the coding sequence GTGCAGGTTCGCGGTTTTTCTCCGATAGCCTTACCAGATGCGGAAATCCTGATTCTAGGTAGTATGCCCGGCGCCGCCTCGCTGGAGGCGGGCCAATACTACGCTCATCCGCGAAATGCCTTCTGGCCTATTATGGCGGATCTGTTCGGGGCAGGCGCAGAGCTGCCGTATGAAATGCGGCTGGCGCGCCTTAAGGAACGGCGCGTGGCAGTCTGGGACGTGCTTCAGCTATGCATTCGGGAAGGAAGCCTGGATGCAGATATCCGCGCCGAGGTGCCCAATGATTTTGCCACTTTCTTTGCCGCGCATCCCCATGTGCGCCGGATTGGCCTGAATGGTGGTAAGGCGGCCGTCAGTTTCCGCAAATATGCCGCTGTTCATATGCCAGCAGGCGCGGAGGCCGTAATCTTGCCGTCTACAAGCCCCGCCCATGCCGCACGCAGCCTCGAAAACAAGCTGCACCTCTGGCGTACTGCCTTGCTGGGATGA
- a CDS encoding DMT family transporter, with translation MHWTFLIIAGLLEIVWATAMKQSAGFTRLFPTLVMVAAMPASFALLAFAMRGLPLGTAYMVWTGIGAVGAFLFGVIWLGEPATLLRLLAATLIAGGIILMKLAG, from the coding sequence ATGCACTGGACCTTTCTCATCATCGCAGGCCTGCTCGAAATCGTTTGGGCGACGGCCATGAAACAGTCCGCCGGCTTTACGCGGCTTTTTCCCACGCTTGTAATGGTCGCCGCGATGCCTGCGAGCTTTGCGCTACTCGCCTTTGCCATGCGTGGCCTCCCGCTGGGCACCGCTTACATGGTGTGGACCGGTATCGGCGCGGTCGGCGCATTCCTGTTTGGCGTCATCTGGTTGGGCGAGCCGGCTACACTGCTGCGCCTGCTGGCTGCAACCCTAATCGCGGGCGGGATCATCCTGATGAAGCTCGCCGGATAA
- a CDS encoding lysophospholipid acyltransferase family protein, giving the protein MRGTLFRITYWILSIFYVLASLPFLAWPGHGPVRAIIKSYTRAINLALRYLAGIRKEVRGRERLPEGAFVIGAKHQSWGDGFLIYPEVPNLAFVTGDHLERFPLVGGILKKLGAIVIDTCGGGEKKASSLANGMEQARADGRRVLIYPEGHLAPVGYHFRYKAGVWHMAEAMGAPVVPVATNIGVFWQQQEKPRRTGTAIIEFLEPIPPGLPKAEFITRLTEAVEARTAELVAEATGGPVKRAPLIPDPPNGFEASPTPEDLAAFKKA; this is encoded by the coding sequence ATGCGCGGAACTCTCTTCCGGATCACTTATTGGATCCTTTCGATATTCTACGTACTGGCCTCGCTGCCATTTCTCGCCTGGCCGGGGCATGGGCCTGTTCGCGCGATCATCAAGAGCTATACCCGCGCCATTAATCTGGCGCTGCGTTATCTGGCCGGCATCCGGAAAGAAGTGCGGGGGCGCGAACGCCTGCCGGAAGGCGCGTTCGTGATCGGCGCAAAACACCAGAGCTGGGGCGATGGATTTCTGATCTATCCGGAAGTGCCCAATCTGGCTTTCGTGACCGGGGACCATCTGGAGCGCTTCCCACTGGTCGGCGGCATCCTGAAAAAGCTCGGCGCAATCGTCATCGACACCTGTGGCGGCGGCGAAAAGAAAGCCTCCTCGCTGGCCAATGGCATGGAGCAGGCACGCGCTGACGGCCGCCGCGTGCTTATCTATCCTGAAGGTCACCTGGCGCCGGTCGGCTATCACTTCCGTTACAAGGCTGGCGTCTGGCATATGGCCGAAGCGATGGGCGCGCCTGTCGTGCCGGTTGCCACGAATATCGGCGTCTTCTGGCAGCAGCAGGAAAAGCCCCGGCGCACGGGTACGGCGATCATCGAGTTCCTGGAGCCGATCCCGCCGGGCCTGCCAAAGGCCGAGTTCATTACCCGGCTCACTGAAGCCGTTGAAGCCCGCACCGCAGAACTCGTGGCCGAAGCAACGGGCGGGCCGGTCAAGCGCGCGCCCCTCATTCCCGACCCGCCCAATGGCTTCGAAGCCTCCCCTACACCGGAAGACCTTGCCGCCTTCAAGAAGGCTTGA
- a CDS encoding TetR/AcrR family transcriptional regulator translates to MASKPSAPTHGRKTPKRAPAKRATPNPADKPTVSRNDDAGRRPRVRDARPKIERAALELFVNVGVDAATTREIAENAQVSEGALYRHYKGKDELALALFMETHKRLSVMLAEALGGPGNLDEKVHAAVAAYCTLADEDFLLFSFHLVSLNKYLPYDKRREDDPVSITERIISGLIEAGAIPAGDPALKAAMALGVVMQAGQNKIYNRLPGPLLKHAPALSRGVLAVLKSS, encoded by the coding sequence ATGGCAAGCAAGCCCAGCGCCCCCACCCATGGACGGAAAACGCCAAAGCGTGCGCCGGCTAAGCGGGCCACTCCAAACCCGGCCGACAAGCCGACCGTGAGCCGCAACGATGACGCTGGCCGCCGCCCCCGCGTGCGCGATGCCCGCCCGAAAATCGAGCGCGCTGCGCTGGAATTGTTCGTCAATGTTGGCGTGGACGCCGCCACAACGCGCGAGATTGCCGAGAACGCGCAAGTTTCTGAAGGCGCGCTCTATCGCCATTACAAGGGCAAGGATGAACTTGCCCTCGCCCTGTTTATGGAAACACATAAACGTCTTTCGGTGATGCTGGCTGAAGCGCTGGGAGGACCGGGAAATCTGGACGAAAAGGTGCACGCTGCCGTAGCCGCATACTGCACCCTGGCAGATGAGGATTTCCTGCTCTTTTCCTTCCATCTCGTCTCGCTCAACAAATATCTTCCCTACGACAAACGCCGCGAAGACGATCCGGTTTCGATCACGGAACGGATCATTTCAGGTCTTATAGAGGCTGGCGCCATTCCGGCCGGAGACCCGGCCCTGAAGGCCGCCATGGCGCTCGGCGTCGTGATGCAGGCGGGTCAGAACAAGATCTACAATCGCCTCCCCGGTCCGCTGCTCAAGCACGCCCCGGCGCTGTCTCGCGGCGTGCTTGCTGTTCTCAAGTCCAGCTGA
- the purS gene encoding phosphoribosylformylglycinamidine synthase subunit PurS, whose translation MKAVVHVSLKSGVLDPQGKAVADTLARMGYGEVGSARVGKVIELDLTGSTDKASAEARVKEMCEKLLANTVIESYRIELV comes from the coding sequence ATGAAAGCGGTCGTTCACGTATCTCTCAAATCCGGCGTGCTGGACCCTCAGGGTAAAGCTGTGGCCGACACCCTGGCCCGCATGGGCTATGGCGAGGTGGGCAGCGCCCGCGTTGGCAAGGTGATCGAACTCGACCTCACCGGCAGCACCGATAAAGCCTCCGCCGAGGCGCGGGTGAAGGAAATGTGCGAGAAGCTGCTCGCTAATACGGTGATCGAATCCTACCGCATTGAGCTCGTCTGA
- the purC gene encoding phosphoribosylaminoimidazolesuccinocarboxamide synthase encodes MNKRRVIYEGKAKILYEGPEPGTLIQYFKDDTTAFDATKKAVLDGKGVLNNRISEFIMTHLTAVGVPNHFIRRLNMREQLVRKVDIIPLEVVVRNIAAGSLSKRLGIPEGQALPRPLVEFYFKNDALHDPMVSEEHIAAFGWATAQEYDDIIALALRVNDFMSGLFAAVGIRLVDFKLEFGRWFENDHDMPRILLADEISPDSCRLWDSKTGEKLDKDRFRRDMGGVTEAYAEVARRLGIIKESGEETDNVIHFTGGSK; translated from the coding sequence ATGAACAAGCGCCGCGTCATCTACGAAGGAAAAGCGAAAATCCTCTATGAGGGCCCCGAACCGGGTACGCTGATCCAGTATTTCAAGGACGACACAACCGCCTTCGATGCCACCAAGAAGGCGGTGCTCGATGGTAAAGGCGTGCTGAACAACCGCATTAGCGAGTTCATCATGACTCACCTGACGGCGGTGGGCGTCCCGAACCACTTTATCCGCCGCCTCAACATGCGCGAGCAGCTTGTCCGCAAGGTGGACATCATCCCGCTTGAAGTTGTGGTGCGCAATATCGCCGCCGGCTCGCTTTCCAAGCGCCTTGGCATCCCGGAAGGACAGGCCCTGCCGCGCCCGCTGGTAGAGTTCTACTTCAAGAACGACGCCCTGCACGACCCGATGGTTTCGGAAGAACACATCGCCGCCTTCGGTTGGGCGACGGCGCAGGAATACGACGACATCATCGCCCTGGCATTGCGCGTGAACGATTTCATGTCCGGCCTGTTTGCCGCGGTCGGCATTCGCCTCGTCGACTTCAAACTGGAGTTCGGCCGCTGGTTCGAAAACGACCACGACATGCCGCGCATCCTGCTGGCAGATGAGATCAGTCCCGACAGCTGTCGTCTCTGGGACTCCAAGACCGGCGAAAAGCTGGACAAGGACCGATTCCGCCGGGATATGGGCGGCGTGACGGAAGCCTATGCAGAAGTCGCACGCCGTCTCGGCATCATCAAGGAATCAGGCGAGGAGACGGATAACGTCATCCACTTCACCGGGGGCAGCAAATAA
- a CDS encoding DUF1476 domain-containing protein, with protein sequence MSTFDDRERAEEARYALDQETQFKINARRNKLLGLWAADLLGLKDAEAEAYAKSVVIADLEEAGDDDVVRKVRGDLEKAGITRTDVQIREEMAGLLPVAREQIISDIKG encoded by the coding sequence ATGAGCACATTCGACGATCGCGAACGCGCAGAGGAAGCTCGCTACGCTCTTGATCAGGAAACCCAGTTCAAGATCAACGCACGCCGCAACAAGCTGCTGGGCCTTTGGGCCGCAGACCTGCTGGGCCTGAAAGACGCCGAAGCAGAGGCTTACGCCAAATCGGTTGTGATTGCCGATCTGGAAGAGGCTGGCGACGATGACGTCGTCCGCAAGGTCCGCGGTGACCTTGAAAAGGCTGGAATTACCCGCACTGACGTTCAGATCCGCGAAGAGATGGCTGGCCTGCTGCCGGTTGCTCGTGAGCAGATCATCAGCGACATCAAGGGCTGA